The Prochlorococcus sp. MIT 1341 genomic interval TCTTATCTCTTTCCTTCAGCAGAAAAACCTATAGTCTTTCGAAGAGGACTATCTTCACTCGCAAAAAGAGGCAGCACATCCTGCCTAAAAGCCTCTGCAGCACGGGAACGATATCTAGCAGGATGTGTAATTAATTTAAGTTGTCTGGAAACTTTCAGATCTGCCACAACCGGCCTATGAACAGTACCTGCTTCTAACTCACGCTCAATTGATACCACTGGAAGAAATGCTGCTCCCAAGCCTGAATGGACAGCATTTTTAATTGCTTCTAGCGAATTCAACTCCATTTCTATTCGGAGCCGCTGTACATCTAATCCTGATTGTGAGAGTAATTGATCAACCATCTTTCGTGTTGTGGATTGCGCATCAAGGCTTACAAACCCAAGACGATAGAGATCCTCCTTGGTTAATTCACTCAACCTTGCCAAAGGATGCTTTATAGGCAACACAAGTGCCACTTCATCGCTTGCATAGGGAACTACTTGAAGCAACTCATTTAATTCTTGAGGGAGCTCACCCCCAATAATCGCAAGATCAATTTGGCCATTGGCAACACTCCAACCTGTCCTGCGTGTGCTATGCACCTGAAGCTGAACAGCCACCTCTGGAAATTTACTTCTAAATAATCCAATCATCCTTGGCATTAAATAGGTACCTGTTGTCTGGCTTGCACCTACGACTAAAGAACCCCCCTTTAAGTTGTGCAAATCATCTATTGCTCTGCAAGCTTCCTGGCATTGACTCAGAATTCTTTCGCAATAACCCAAAAGAAGCTGTCCAGCCTCAGTGAGCTGAGCTCTACGGCCGCCTCTATCAAATAGAACAACCTCTAGTTGTTTCTCTAAATTCTGAATCTGCAGGCTGACTGCAGGCTGGGTCACATAAAGGCTATCGGCAGCTTTTTTAAAGCTGCCTTCTCGCTCTATGGCTCTTAGAATTCGAAGCTGATCGAGAGTGAAAGGCAGTTCGGCCATGACAGCTGCCAAGCTGGCAGCAACAATAGAAAAAACTCTACGCGGGAATCTAGTAATCCCTATGTTCCCTAACCATTTCAACTAGCAATTGCTACAACTCTCTGCAAATAGCACGCATCACAGCAGTGGTGTAATGGTGCTCCTGATCCTGGGCTTCGCTGTTATTCATAGTGGTGGAGCTGCTTTACGTTCGCGTGCAGAGAAAAGAATCGGAGCAAGGGCATGGCGTTTGATTTTTGCCACTGCAAGTATTCCATCTGCCATTCTTCTAATTGGGTATTTCCTAGCTCATCGTTATGACGGGCTTCGCTTATGGAACCTTCAAGGTCTACCTGGGATGGCAACATCTGTCTGGGTTTTAACTGCCTTAAGCTTTTTCTTTCTCTACCCAGCCACATACAACCTTTTAGAAATTCCCGCATTGCAGAAACCAACTGTCAGGCTTTATGCAACTGGAATAATTCGAATTAGCAGGCATCCTCAGGCTATTGGCCAAATCCTCTGGTGCTTTGCACATTCACTCTGGATTGGCAGTTCATTTATGCTGGTTACTTCTGCTGGTTTGATTGCACATCATCTTTTTGCAATCTGGCATGGTGATCGAAGATTAAAAAACAAGTTCGGTTTAGCATTCGATGAATTAAAAATTAAAACATCCGTAATCCCATTTTTGGCCGTATTGGAGGGTCGTCAGAAATTGGAGCTTCATGAATTTCTCAGGCCTGCACAGCTAGGTATAGGCATTGCAATTGGTTTAATCTGGTGGTCCCATCGTTTCATTTCTCTATCTAGCAATGCATTCATCTCTTCACACCTATCCAAACTGATGGGATGAAATGCCTACACTCGCAGGAGCCTAAAAAGTACGGATGCCCTCGGCTGCAGAATTTGCCTGGTTAATACCTGTACTCCCTCTAATAGGAGCAGTATTTGTAGGCCTGGGATTAATTGGTTTCAATAAATGGGTTAATGACCTTCGAAAGCCCGTTGCAATAACCCTACTTAGCTGCGTAGGTGCCTCAGCAATACTGAGCTATGCGGTTCTTATTGAGCAAATCAATGGAGGACCTGTTGTTGAGCACCTGTTTGTTTGGGCTAGTGCAGGAAGTTTCATCCTTCCAATGGGCTATGTGATCGATCCACTAGGAGCAGTAATGCTCTCACTAGTAACAACAGTGGCTCTATTGGTGATGATCTATTCGCATGGCTATATGGCTCACGACAAGGGCTACGTAAGGTTTTTTACTTATCTTGCACTTTTTAGCAGCTCAATGCTCGGGCTAATTGTCAGTCCAAACCTCCTTGAGGTTTATGTCTTTTGGGAATTAGTAGGAATGTGCTCATACTTACTTGTTGGCTTTTGGTATGACAGAGAAGCTGCAGCTCATGCAGCACAAAAGGCATTTGTGGTGAATAGGGTTGGTGACTTTGGACTATTGCTTGGGATTCTTGGTCTTTTTTGGGCTACTAACAGTTTTGATTTCCAAGGGATAGCTGATGGTCTTGCAAGTGGACTTGCGTCAGGGAGCATTCCTGAATGGGCAGCTTTGACTTTGTGTTTATTGGTATTTATGGGGCCAATGGCAAAGTCTGCGCAATTCCCACTTCATGTTTGGCTACCAGATGCCATGGAAGGACCTACGCCAATTTCTGCCCTGATACATGCAGCAACAATGGTCGCAGCAGGGGTTTTTCTAGTAGCGAGATTAGATCCTCTCTATAGCCAGTTTCCTAGCGTAGGAATGGTTATAGCAATTATTGGAACTATCACATGCTTTCTTGGTGCATCCATAGCCCTAACCCAAATGGATCTTAAAAAAGGCCTGGCATATAGCACTGTTTCACAATTGGGCTACATGATGCTTGCTATGGGTTGTGGAGCTCCAATTGCAGGCATTTTCCATCTGATAACACATGCCTTTTTTAAAGCAATGCTTTTCCTGGGATCAGGTTCGGTAATACATGCGATGGAAGAGGTTGTGGGTCATGAACCAATCCTTGCTCAAGATATGAGACTCATGGGCGGATTAAGAAAAAAAATGCCTATTACTTCAATTACCTTCCTTATTGGTTGTGTGGCAATTAGCGGAATACCTCCACTTGCAGGATTCTGGAGCAAAGATGAAATCCTAGGTCAAGCGTTTAATACTTTTCCATTCCTATGGGCAATAGGCTTCCTGACAGCTGGGATGACTGCTTTTTATATGTTTCGCCTTTATTTTCTTACATTTGAAGGTGATTTCCGTGGTGAGAATAAAAACCTTCAAACCGAATTACTTGCTCTTGCAGGACAAGTCACTGATGGAGATGAAGACGAAAACAATCATTCGCAAGAATCAGGCATTTTGCATGAATCTCCCTGGTCAATGACCTTCCCTTTAGCTGTTCTAGCAGTCCCTTCAGTGCTTATTGGACTACTCGGAACACCCTGGTCAAGCAAATTTGCAAATTTATTAGACCCAGAGGAAGCAATGGAAATTTCAACAAATTTCCATTGGGGGGAGTTTCTTCTTTTAGCAGGAGCATCTATCTCAATCTCAGCTATAGGTATCAGTGTTGCTTTTTCAGCTTATTATCTAAATCGATTAGACCTCAAGAGTTTATTTGTCAATCGCTTCTCCAAGATCAATAGTTTTCTTCAAAATAAATGGTATTTAGATGATATAAATTACAAGATCTTTGTTAAAGGAAGCAGAAAACTAGCAAAAGAAGTACTTGAGGTTGACGCAAAAGTTGTTGATGGCGTGGTTAACCTAACAGGCCTATTAACACTTGGTAGCGGGGAAGGGTTGAAATACTTTGAGACAGGAAGAGCACAATTCTATGCATTGATCGTTTTTGGAGGTGTTATCGCTCTAGTACTACTTTTTGGTGTTCTCGGTGGATAAGAAATTTTCCAGCCTGAGATGCTGTTATGTGTCAACGCCTATAAAGGAGGTGCGAGAGCTTCCAGTATTTCTACACTCCTTGAAGTAAACCGCTTGAAGTGCTGCAGTCTCATTGTCTCGCAACACTTGAGCTTACCCATGGCCTAATGGAAGAACTAATTACAGACGATCTCCCATGGCTAAGCCTGTCAATACTTTTCCCTATTGCCGGAGCTTTCCTAGTCCCTTTCATTCCTGACAAAGGAGAAGGGAAGCAAGTGCGTTGGTTTGCATTAGGAATTGCTCTAGCGACCTTCCTTATAACCGTTGGTGCTTATGCAACTGGCTATGACCCAAGCATCAAAGGTCTTCAACTTTCAGAACAAATCAGTTGGCTACCAGACCTAGGCCTGAATTGGTCAGTCGGAGCAGATGGTCTTTCGATGCCACTGATTCTTCTAACTAGTTTCATTACAGCCCTAGCGGTTCTTGCAGCATGGCCAGTCAGTTTCAAGCCAAAACTTTTCTTCTTTCTGATTTTGGCAATGGATGGTGGCCAAATAGCGGTCTTCGCTGTGCAAGACATGCTGTTGTTTTTCCTTGCATGGGAGCTGGAACTTTTACCTGTCTATCTGTTACTAGCAATATGGGGAGGTAAAAAAAGACAATATGCAGCGACAAAATTTATTATCTATACGGCAGGTAGTTCTTTATTCATATTATTAGCCGCCCTTGCTATGGGCTTTTTCGGTGGAGGTAGTCCAAATTTTGAATATACAGTTCTCGCAGAAAAAGGGTTTAACACTAGTTTCCAACTGCTCTGTTATATAGGTCTTCTGATTGCCTTCGGCGTCAAGTTACCTATTGTTCCTTTACACACTTGGCTGCCAGATGCCCATGGAGAGGCAACTGCTCCTGTGCATATGCTGTTAGCCGGCATCCTCTTAAAGATGGGTGGATATGCACTTTTAAGGTTCAATGCACAACTTCTACCTGATGCCCATGCACAATTCGCTCCCCTTTTAATCATCCTTGGAGTTGTAAATATCATCTATGCAGCCCTGACCTCTTTCGCCCAGAGAAATCTGAAACGAAAAATTGCTTATAGCTCAATCAGCCATATGGGTTTTGTACTGATAGGGATAGGTAGTTTCAGTGCCTTAGGGACGAGTGGTGCAATGCTGCAAATGATTAGTCACGGACTAATCGGGGCAAGTCTTTTCTTCCTGGTAGGTGCAACTTATGACCGCACCCACACACTTCAATTACAAGAAATGGGAGGAGTTGGCCAAAAAATGAGAATAATGTTTGCCCTCTGGACTGTTTGCTCCCTCGCCTCTCTTGCACTTCCTGGAATGAGTGGCTTTGTTTCAGAGCTAATGGTTTTTGCAGGATTTGTTACTGATGAGGCTTACACCCTTACATTCAGAGTTGTAATCGCAGCTCTAGCAGCAATAGGAGTCATTCTTACCCCGATTTATTTACTCTCAATGCTTCGTGAAATCTTTTTTGGTAAAGAAAATAGAGAGCTGGTATCAAATACAAATCTTGTTGATGCAGAACCAAGAGAGATCTACATAATTGGTTGTCTTCTTGTTCCCATAATTGGCATCGGTCTTTACCCAAGGCTTGTGACAGATAGCTATACAGCTTCTATTGAAGCTCTCGTGAAACGAGATGTCTTGGCAATCGAACAACTAAAGAAACCCAGTGCTCCAATTTTTCGAAATAAAAATCTAATTCCTGCCTTTATAAGCGCCCCTAAAATTGAATAAGAAGAAGTCTTGAATTTTTTCACCTGAAACCTCCTAATCAGAATCCTCTCTATAAATCTCCACCACAACCAAAGAGATTAAACTGGCAAGTTTGCGTTAATCCAGATACCTTTCGAAAAAGCTCTTTCCAACCTTGCAAGAAGATGGACACAATAAAGGCGTTAATTCGGCTGCACGACTTGCCATCCGTCTTCTCCAAGATGCTGCTGAGAAAGGTGATCTAGATCCATGGGATGTGGACGTAATAGCAGTTATAGATGGATTTTTAGATCAATTACGACAAAGGATCGAAATCCCAAGACGAGTTGCCAATCAAATCCATCAACATGGTGGAAGTTACGAACATGATTTAGCAGAAAGCAGCGAAGCTTTTCTTGCAGCATCAATCTTGGTTGGATTAAAAGCTGAAGTCCTTGAAGCTGAAACCTTTCCCCCAGCGCAAGTCGAAGATGAATACTTTGATAGTGAATTAACCGAACAAGGATGGCTTGATCCAAGCTTTGTGCTGCCTATAAGGCCAGAAAGACATCTATTAAGACGTCCTGTCGCTCCTCCTCCTTTACGACGACCTGTAAGCCTTGGAGAGCTCATTGAACAGCTAGAAACAATTGCAGCCCAGCTTGAATCTGACGAACTTGAGCATAGAAGAAGGAATAAAAAAAAGCGATTTAGCGAAAGAGAAGCAATTGCTCAAGTTACAGCCTTAGCCCATAGAGAAAAGCTTCCAGAGACAACAGCTGCTTTAGGAGTTTTCCTGAAGAGCTGGGAGCCAGCTTTGTATTGGACAGACTTTGAAATGTTGATTCAGAAATGGCAACAAGCTGCTAAAGAAGATTTAGACACTGATCGAGTTGGAGTGTTTTGGGCCCTTCTATTTCTATCCTCACAAGGCCAAATAGAGCTTGAACAAAAAGGTTCTTTGTACGCTCCTATTCGACTAAAACGAATACTTCCACAAGGCAGCTTCGCGCAACTTCCACTAAAAACCATCAACGTGCCACCTGCCACGCCGGCCGCTGCATAGAAGTGATGGTTCATGGCCGTCTATGTTGTCTGACTAGCTGAGGCCTACAAACGCCTATGAAGGCGATGATACTGGCGGCCGGAAAGGGTACAAGAGTCCAGCCGATCACCCACGTGATCCCAAAGCCCATGATTCCAATTCTGCAGAAGCCTGTGATGGAGTTTCTGCTGGAACTTCTTAAGGAACATGGGTTTACGGAAGTGATGGTCAATGTCTCTCACCTGGCCGAAGAAATCGAAAATTATTTCAGAGATGGTCAAAGGTTTGGTGTTGAAATTGCATATAGCTTTGAGGGGCGTATTGAAGATGGTGAACTGATTGGGGACGCGCTTGGGTCTGCAGGAGGATTAAAAAAGATCCAAGACTTCCAACAGTTCTTTGATGACACATTTGTAGTCTTATGTGGCGATGCGCTTATAGATCTTGATCTCTCAGAAGCCGTAAAAAGACATAAGGCCAAAGGGGCAATGGCAAGCTTAATTACAAAGCGAGTATCGAAAGATCAAGTAAGTAGTTATGGCGTTGTAGTTACCGATGAAAACGACTTAGTAAAAG includes:
- a CDS encoding LysR family transcriptional regulator, which codes for MAELPFTLDQLRILRAIEREGSFKKAADSLYVTQPAVSLQIQNLEKQLEVVLFDRGGRRAQLTEAGQLLLGYCERILSQCQEACRAIDDLHNLKGGSLVVGASQTTGTYLMPRMIGLFRSKFPEVAVQLQVHSTRRTGWSVANGQIDLAIIGGELPQELNELLQVVPYASDEVALVLPIKHPLARLSELTKEDLYRLGFVSLDAQSTTRKMVDQLLSQSGLDVQRLRIEMELNSLEAIKNAVHSGLGAAFLPVVSIERELEAGTVHRPVVADLKVSRQLKLITHPARYRSRAAEAFRQDVLPLFASEDSPLRKTIGFSAEGKR
- a CDS encoding NnrU family protein, whose protein sequence is MVLLILGFAVIHSGGAALRSRAEKRIGARAWRLIFATASIPSAILLIGYFLAHRYDGLRLWNLQGLPGMATSVWVLTALSFFFLYPATYNLLEIPALQKPTVRLYATGIIRISRHPQAIGQILWCFAHSLWIGSSFMLVTSAGLIAHHLFAIWHGDRRLKNKFGLAFDELKIKTSVIPFLAVLEGRQKLELHEFLRPAQLGIGIAIGLIWWSHRFISLSSNAFISSHLSKLMG
- a CDS encoding NAD(P)H-quinone oxidoreductase subunit 5; translated protein: MPSAAEFAWLIPVLPLIGAVFVGLGLIGFNKWVNDLRKPVAITLLSCVGASAILSYAVLIEQINGGPVVEHLFVWASAGSFILPMGYVIDPLGAVMLSLVTTVALLVMIYSHGYMAHDKGYVRFFTYLALFSSSMLGLIVSPNLLEVYVFWELVGMCSYLLVGFWYDREAAAHAAQKAFVVNRVGDFGLLLGILGLFWATNSFDFQGIADGLASGLASGSIPEWAALTLCLLVFMGPMAKSAQFPLHVWLPDAMEGPTPISALIHAATMVAAGVFLVARLDPLYSQFPSVGMVIAIIGTITCFLGASIALTQMDLKKGLAYSTVSQLGYMMLAMGCGAPIAGIFHLITHAFFKAMLFLGSGSVIHAMEEVVGHEPILAQDMRLMGGLRKKMPITSITFLIGCVAISGIPPLAGFWSKDEILGQAFNTFPFLWAIGFLTAGMTAFYMFRLYFLTFEGDFRGENKNLQTELLALAGQVTDGDEDENNHSQESGILHESPWSMTFPLAVLAVPSVLIGLLGTPWSSKFANLLDPEEAMEISTNFHWGEFLLLAGASISISAIGISVAFSAYYLNRLDLKSLFVNRFSKINSFLQNKWYLDDINYKIFVKGSRKLAKEVLEVDAKVVDGVVNLTGLLTLGSGEGLKYFETGRAQFYALIVFGGVIALVLLFGVLGG
- a CDS encoding NAD(P)H-quinone oxidoreductase subunit 4 translates to MEELITDDLPWLSLSILFPIAGAFLVPFIPDKGEGKQVRWFALGIALATFLITVGAYATGYDPSIKGLQLSEQISWLPDLGLNWSVGADGLSMPLILLTSFITALAVLAAWPVSFKPKLFFFLILAMDGGQIAVFAVQDMLLFFLAWELELLPVYLLLAIWGGKKRQYAATKFIIYTAGSSLFILLAALAMGFFGGGSPNFEYTVLAEKGFNTSFQLLCYIGLLIAFGVKLPIVPLHTWLPDAHGEATAPVHMLLAGILLKMGGYALLRFNAQLLPDAHAQFAPLLIILGVVNIIYAALTSFAQRNLKRKIAYSSISHMGFVLIGIGSFSALGTSGAMLQMISHGLIGASLFFLVGATYDRTHTLQLQEMGGVGQKMRIMFALWTVCSLASLALPGMSGFVSELMVFAGFVTDEAYTLTFRVVIAALAAIGVILTPIYLLSMLREIFFGKENRELVSNTNLVDAEPREIYIIGCLLVPIIGIGLYPRLVTDSYTASIEALVKRDVLAIEQLKKPSAPIFRNKNLIPAFISAPKIE
- a CDS encoding segregation/condensation protein A: MQEDGHNKGVNSAARLAIRLLQDAAEKGDLDPWDVDVIAVIDGFLDQLRQRIEIPRRVANQIHQHGGSYEHDLAESSEAFLAASILVGLKAEVLEAETFPPAQVEDEYFDSELTEQGWLDPSFVLPIRPERHLLRRPVAPPPLRRPVSLGELIEQLETIAAQLESDELEHRRRNKKKRFSEREAIAQVTALAHREKLPETTAALGVFLKSWEPALYWTDFEMLIQKWQQAAKEDLDTDRVGVFWALLFLSSQGQIELEQKGSLYAPIRLKRILPQGSFAQLPLKTINVPPATPAAA